Proteins encoded by one window of Lycium barbarum isolate Lr01 chromosome 11, ASM1917538v2, whole genome shotgun sequence:
- the LOC132617541 gene encoding uncharacterized protein LOC132617541, translating into MPMHSSSSLSRHQRPNNNNKNNGKSMSTEEEVKLAALAISLNVRLRSADMPFAMQEHALRYARSLLLQPGIHRPNPTFLARSLKKEFDSIYGPAWHCVVGKSFGSFVTHSPGGFVYFSLDSFSFLLFKTEVQLITESG; encoded by the exons ATGCCCATGCACTCTTCTTCTTCCCTTTCCCGGCACCAAAGGCctaataataacaacaaaaacaatgGCAAATCCATGTCAACTGAAGAAGAAGTGAAGCTTGCTGCTCTGGCAATTAGCCTCAACGTACGGCTCAGATCAGCAGATATGCCTTTTGCCATGCAAGAACACGCCCTTCGTTACGCTAGAAGTCTACTCCTCCAACCTGGAATTCACCGCCCTAACCCAACCTTCCTTGCTCGCTCCCTCAAAAAG GAGTTTGATTCGATATACGGACCAGCGTGGCACTGTGTGGTGGGGAAGAGTTTCGGATCGTTTGTGACTCACTCGCCAGGTGGATTTGTGTATTTTTCGCTTGATTCGTTTTCCTTCCTTCTGTTCAAAACGGAGGTTCAGTTGATCACGGAATCAGGCTGA
- the LOC132618252 gene encoding 3-deoxy-manno-octulosonate cytidylyltransferase, mitochondrial-like isoform X2: MPIFSSSSSSSSKSWILNGLAVGAAMATAFGARAYLTRSGRFRSRIIGIIPARFASTRFQGKPLVHILGKPMIQRTWERAKLAATLDHVDDEKIAECCQGFGAEVIMTSESCRNGTERCNEALQKLGKKYDIVVNIQGDEPLIEPEIIDGIVKALQAAPDAVFSTAVTSLKPEDAFDPNRVKCVVDNRGYAIYFSRGLIPYNKSGKVNPHFPYLLHLGIQSYDSKFLKIYPELEPTPLQLEEDLEQLKVLENGYKMKVIKVDHETHGVDTPEDVDKIEQFMQERNLS, from the exons TAGTTCATCATCATCTAGCTCTTCAAAATCATGGATCCTTAATGGTCTAGCTGTAGGAGCTGCAATGGCCACAGCTTTCGGGGCTCGGGCCTACCTTACCCGATCCGGTAGGTTTCGGAGCCGGATCATTGGAATTATACCCGCCCGTTTTGCTTCCACTCGCTTCCAGGGTAAACCCCTTGTTCATATCCTCGGCAAACCCATGATTCAG AGAACATGGGAAAGGGCAAAACTTGCTGCTACATTGGATCACGTTG ATGATGAAAAGATAGCTGAGTGCTGCCAAGGTTTTGGTGCTGAAGTAATAATGACCTCTGAATCATGTAGAAATG GAACCGAGCGTTGTAATGAAGCTCTTCAAAAGCTTGGAAAGAAGTATGACATTGTCGTTAACATACAAGGAGATGAACCTCTTATTGAACCAGAGATAATAGATGGCATTGTCAAAGCCCTGCAG GCTGCGCCAGACGCGGTTTTTAGCACTGCTGTGACGTCTTTGAAACCTGAGGATGCATTTGATCCAAATCGTGTTAAATGTGTGGTTGATAATCGTGGTTATGCAATCTATTTTTCACGAGGATTGATCCCTTATAACAA GTCTGGCAAGGTTAATCCTCATTTTCCTTACTTGCTGCACCTTGGAATTCAG AGCTATGATTCTAAGTTCCTGAAAATATATCCAGAATTGGAACCGACACCATTGCAACTTGAAGAAGATCTTGAACAGTTGAAGGTCCTTGAGAATGGATACAAGATGAAG GTGATTAAAGTTGACCATGAAACTCATGGTGTTGACACCCCGGAAGATGTAGACAAGATAGAACAGTTCATGCAAGAGAGAAACTTGTCTTAG
- the LOC132618252 gene encoding 3-deoxy-manno-octulosonate cytidylyltransferase, mitochondrial-like isoform X1: MPIFSSSSSSSSKSWILNGLAVGAAMATAFGARAYLTRSGRFRSRIIGIIPARFASTRFQGKPLVHILGKPMIQRTWERAKLAATLDHVVVATDDEKIAECCQGFGAEVIMTSESCRNGTERCNEALQKLGKKYDIVVNIQGDEPLIEPEIIDGIVKALQAAPDAVFSTAVTSLKPEDAFDPNRVKCVVDNRGYAIYFSRGLIPYNKSGKVNPHFPYLLHLGIQSYDSKFLKIYPELEPTPLQLEEDLEQLKVLENGYKMKVIKVDHETHGVDTPEDVDKIEQFMQERNLS, encoded by the exons TAGTTCATCATCATCTAGCTCTTCAAAATCATGGATCCTTAATGGTCTAGCTGTAGGAGCTGCAATGGCCACAGCTTTCGGGGCTCGGGCCTACCTTACCCGATCCGGTAGGTTTCGGAGCCGGATCATTGGAATTATACCCGCCCGTTTTGCTTCCACTCGCTTCCAGGGTAAACCCCTTGTTCATATCCTCGGCAAACCCATGATTCAG AGAACATGGGAAAGGGCAAAACTTGCTGCTACATTGGATCACGTTG TTGTGGCAACAGATGATGAAAAGATAGCTGAGTGCTGCCAAGGTTTTGGTGCTGAAGTAATAATGACCTCTGAATCATGTAGAAATG GAACCGAGCGTTGTAATGAAGCTCTTCAAAAGCTTGGAAAGAAGTATGACATTGTCGTTAACATACAAGGAGATGAACCTCTTATTGAACCAGAGATAATAGATGGCATTGTCAAAGCCCTGCAG GCTGCGCCAGACGCGGTTTTTAGCACTGCTGTGACGTCTTTGAAACCTGAGGATGCATTTGATCCAAATCGTGTTAAATGTGTGGTTGATAATCGTGGTTATGCAATCTATTTTTCACGAGGATTGATCCCTTATAACAA GTCTGGCAAGGTTAATCCTCATTTTCCTTACTTGCTGCACCTTGGAATTCAG AGCTATGATTCTAAGTTCCTGAAAATATATCCAGAATTGGAACCGACACCATTGCAACTTGAAGAAGATCTTGAACAGTTGAAGGTCCTTGAGAATGGATACAAGATGAAG GTGATTAAAGTTGACCATGAAACTCATGGTGTTGACACCCCGGAAGATGTAGACAAGATAGAACAGTTCATGCAAGAGAGAAACTTGTCTTAG